The Bos mutus isolate GX-2022 chromosome 7, NWIPB_WYAK_1.1, whole genome shotgun sequence genome window below encodes:
- the LOC102286351 gene encoding interferon-gamma-inducible GTPase 10, which translates to MDPLLLNVIKKNDSKQLASEFLSGYKTLVSEVGGILSQVSLKRILKGFEKGQPKDVADEIQRALQSAENAPQNVAVIGQSGSGKSSFINVLRGIGHEGAGSASVGVVPTTRKKTPYPHPKYPNMTFWDLPGTGTPESLPNAYQEVVGDDNYDYFIIISSSRFSSNNAFLAQKIQEKGKKFYFVRTKVDSDLYNENKSKPRSFNKETVLQQIRDNCLINLSKIVSEPTPTVFLVSNFKSKEFDFPKLQETLLQDLPAEKHYTALLLLPNLSESFIQLKRAMIKEKLWLTAFWAAILAFIPLTPFCCGFELSEHERDLKQYQSLFGLDEESVSQIAQNLGTSEQEIYSLMKSTDFNSLVKDDSIIANVKKCAEFVFSVTGLLQSSVFQFYKVYFLHLKFIDTVAEDAKRVLAKIEEMRSGRMK; encoded by the exons ATGGATCCACTCCTCTTAAacgtcattaaaaaaaatgattctaaGCAACTAGCCTCAGAGTTTCTGTCTGGCTACAAAACATTAGTCAGTGAAGTGGGGGGGATCCTCTCTCAGGTAAGCCTTAAACGTATTCTAAAAGGCTTTGAGAAGGGGCAACCGAAAGACGTGGCTGATGAGATTCAGAGAGCACTTCAGAGCGCCGAGAATGCTCCCCAGAATGTGGCTGTGATTGGGCAATCTGGTTCTGGCAAGTCCAGTTTCATCAATGTCTTGCGAGGAATTGGTCATGAAGGGGCTGGATCTGCTTCTGTTGGAGTTGTGCCAACCACCAGAAAGAAAACTCCCTATCCACATCCAAAGTATCCCAACATGACCTTCTGGGACCTGCCTGGAACGGGGACCCCAGAATCCCTTCCAAACGCTTATCAAGAAGTAGTGGGAGATGATAACTATGACTATTTCATCATTATTTCGTCCTCACGGTTTAGCTCAAACAATGCTTTCCTGGCCCAGAAGAttcaggagaaggggaaaaaattctaCTTTGTTAGAACCAAGGTGGATAGTgatttatataatgaaaataaaagcaaacccaGATCTTTCAATAAGGAGACAGTCCTTCAGCAGATCCGAGACAACTGTCTGATCAATCTCAGCAAAATTGTATCTGAGCCGACT CCAACTGTCTTCCTGGTGTCCAACTTTAAGTCGAAGGAGTTTGATTTCCCAAAACTGCAGGAGACACTGCTGCAGGATCTCCCTGCTGAAAAGCACTACACCGCTCTCCTCTTGTTGCCAAATTTGTCTGAGTCTTTCATTCAGCTGAAGAGAGCTATGATCAAGGAGAAGCTCTGGCTGACAGCCTTCTGGGCAGCCATTTTGGCCTTCATTCCCTTGACACCTTTCTGCTGTGGCTTTGAATTGTCTGAACACGAGAGGGACTTGAAACAGTATCAGAGCCTTTTTGGTTTGGATGAGGAGTCGGTCAGTCAGATTGCCCAGAACCTGGGCACATCTGAGCAAGAGATCTACAGCCTCATGAAGTCCACAGATTTCAACTCACTTGTGAAGGATGACAGTATAATAGCCAATGTCAAGAAGTGTGCTGAGTTTGTTTTCTCAGTTACTGGACTCCTCCAGtcttctgttttccagttttataaAGTCTACTTTCTACATTTGAAATTCATTGATACAGTGGCGGAAGATGCTAAGAGAGTCCTGGCTAAGATTGAGGAGATGAGGTCTGGTAGGATGAAGTAG